The following are from one region of the Girardinichthys multiradiatus isolate DD_20200921_A chromosome 9, DD_fGirMul_XY1, whole genome shotgun sequence genome:
- the si:ch211-212d10.2 gene encoding Rieske domain-containing protein, protein MASGSGGDEGNTTGASWRLVGPASELSKKPCRLMYSPLDRDSDVCLFYVKGQFFAMDARCSHSGGPLCEGDIEEADGVLQVFCPWHDYGYDLKTGKSGTSLEQQVYEVKLVDGDVYVKHASHLSLKPFPANQKT, encoded by the exons ATGGCTTCTGGCTCGGGGGGTGATGAAGGGAACACGACGGGCGCATCGTGGAGACTTGTAGGCCCGGCCTCTGAGCTTTCCAAGAAGCCCTGCCGTCTAATGTACTCACCTCTCGACCGCGACAGTGATGTCTGCCTCTTTTATGTCAAGGGGCAGTTTTTTGCCATGGATGCCCGCTGTTCCCACTCCG GAGGTCCTCTGTGTGAGGGGGACATCGAAGAGGCTGATGGAGTCCTGCAAGTCTTCTGCCCCTGGCATGACTATGGTTATGATCTCAAAACTGGGAAGTCTGGGACATCACTAGAG CAACAAGTTTATGAAGTAAAGCTGGTGGATGGCGACGTGTACGTGAAGCACGCAAGTCATCTCTCCCTCAAGCCTTTTCCAGCAAATCAGAAAACCTGA